In Campylobacterota bacterium, the sequence CCCGGTCGATTTTCAGCAGTCCGCGGTATCCGCCGACGGCGTTCTCGGGTCCGATTTCGTTCATGACCCGGTCCAGTACCGACGCCGAGACCGATACATCGGTCGGTCGGCTCGCATCCGCCGAATCGTCGCGGAACATGATGTCGTATCCGAACATCCGGTAATGCTTATCGCTGATGCTCTGCCGGCCGATCAGACTCATCCGCTTCCCCTTTCCTTAACGAAATCCGAAATCGTCTTCGGTCCGATGGTTTTTTTTCAGTTCGAACAGATCGGTGCAGCGAATACGAAGCACTTCGTAACTTTTTTGTCCCGCGGGAAGCCGAACACTCAATTCATCCCCCTCCTCTTTTCCAAGCAATGCCCGCGCCAGAGGCGAATGGACCGAAATCAGGCCGTTTTCCGGCTCGCTTTCGAGCGTTCCGCAAATCGTGTACGCGAACTCTTCGTCGCTCTCGACGTCGCAGATGTCGACCGTCGCACCGAAATGGACCCGGGCATGATCGAGGGAAAGAGGATCGATAATCTGGGCTTTTTCGATCATTGCATTGAGATAGAAAAGACGCTTGTCGATATGGCGGAGCTTCTCTTTGGCCGCATGGTATTCGGCGTTTTCACTCCGGTCCCCGAGTTCCGCGGCACGCTGTTTTTCCCGGTTGACACGGGGCTTTTCCACCTCTTTGAGATACTTGAACTCCCGCAGCAGTTCATCGTATCCGCGCGGCGTCATCGGTTCCTTGTGCATTAATTTTTCTCCTTTCCGATTAGGCTTTTCAAACCCCTGAAAACAGGGATTTGACAGCATTAAGCGTAATTCTTTTTTTGTGCAGAATTTGACTGCGTGACAAGAACGTGACGCTCGTTTCGTGCGTCTTTTTCCCCAAAGACATCAATTTCATCCAGGAAAGCGGCACGTTTCACGACCGGCTCTTCGCGATATCTGGAATAGATAGACAACGTAATGGAGGGGTTGGCGTGCCCCATCATTCTCGAAACCCAGATCACATCTTCCCCCTTTGAGATCATCATCGTCGCAAACGAGTGACGGGTTTGATAAAGGGCTCGATGATCAAGCATCAATCGTTTCAAGAGAGGTTTCCAATGCTCTTGCCCGAGCGTCAATGATCCGGCGTAATGTTTTCCGAATCGGTTGAGGAAAACATAGCCTCCGGCCAGCCCCGTGCGTTTGAATTGCTCCTTCAGCGCTTCGGCAACCGGAGGGAGCATATCAATTGTTCTCACAACTCCCGTTTTCGTGTCAGTTTCAATATTACCCCGAATCGAATGACGCACGGTGATTTTCATGCTCTTGAAATTGATGTCCGGCCACTTTAACGCGATAAGTTCCCCAGTTCGCATACCGGTAAAAAAAGCGACGGTCAAGAACGCTTTGAACTTTCCCTGGGCATTCTGAAGAATATATTCAATTTCCGGAAGCGTGAAAGGGTGGATATCATTCAGCGCTTTTCGCGAAAATCCCTTGATTCCGGTAAACGGGTTTTTTGGAATGAGTCCATCGTTGACGGCATCTTTCAAAATCCCCTGAAAAACGATTCGGATAGTGTGGATCCGCTTTCCGGAGAGCCCTGATTCTTGCAACCGCGAGAGCCACGCCTTGAGGTCGCTGGGCGAGATAGCATCCAGCGAAAGCGAGCCAAAAGTAGGAACGACGTGCTTTTCAAAAGTTCTTTGGTAATCTCGAGTAGTGAGCGCTTTTCTAAAGCCTTTGTTCGCTTCTATCGAACGTCTCCCATACGCTTTGACCGTCACGTCCGGCTGGACATCCAGAGACTTTTTCCCAAGAAGCCTTTCCAACTCTGCCTGCCAATTTTTCTCCACAAACTTGAGATTGGCGGGGGTCGCCGGGCGCCCGGTGCTTCGCCGAATCCGCTTTCCATCCACGGTGACGTCCAGATGGACGATCCCGTCTCGTTCCCGGCAATTTCGATATTTCATTTCGCCTCCTTGTGGGGCGATGCTTTGTGGGCGAGAGATTGTAACAGATGTCATATTAAGCCTTTGTATTAGGTTTCTTATCCCTATTCAAATTTCGCAAAAATCGTATTGACATACCACCTCTTACTTGAATACATTTTTTTATTGCTTTATTCCCGCAACCAAACCCGCATTATTTTTTTACAAACATATCTACAAAATCCTATAAAACGCAGAATATTACACGCAACAAAACCCGCAATATTATTGTATAATTTAGCATTTCACGCTGGAGTATGCCATGCATTTCACGCCGATTGCACCCACAGATTTAAAAGGTACTCTTCCCCCACATCTAATCGAGAGAGCCGAAGCTGTTTGCGAACAAAGTGCTATTCT encodes:
- the greA gene encoding transcription elongation factor GreA; translated protein: MHKEPMTPRGYDELLREFKYLKEVEKPRVNREKQRAAELGDRSENAEYHAAKEKLRHIDKRLFYLNAMIEKAQIIDPLSLDHARVHFGATVDICDVESDEEFAYTICGTLESEPENGLISVHSPLARALLGKEEGDELSVRLPAGQKSYEVLRIRCTDLFELKKNHRTEDDFGFR
- a CDS encoding tyrosine-type recombinase/integrase — its product is MKYRNCRERDGIVHLDVTVDGKRIRRSTGRPATPANLKFVEKNWQAELERLLGKKSLDVQPDVTVKAYGRRSIEANKGFRKALTTRDYQRTFEKHVVPTFGSLSLDAISPSDLKAWLSRLQESGLSGKRIHTIRIVFQGILKDAVNDGLIPKNPFTGIKGFSRKALNDIHPFTLPEIEYILQNAQGKFKAFLTVAFFTGMRTGELIALKWPDINFKSMKITVRHSIRGNIETDTKTGVVRTIDMLPPVAEALKEQFKRTGLAGGYVFLNRFGKHYAGSLTLGQEHWKPLLKRLMLDHRALYQTRHSFATMMISKGEDVIWVSRMMGHANPSITLSIYSRYREEPVVKRAAFLDEIDVFGEKDARNERHVLVTQSNSAQKKNYA